One region of Haladaptatus cibarius D43 genomic DNA includes:
- a CDS encoding HVO_0234 family beta-propeller protein, translated as MTSIDEKRVYSDQEGTTTVFVATELGVARVEVSGDIVGEFAIAHRCVARDVATAGGSLAVATAEDVLDGDFSPLDFGPAVAVGFDGDSLVTAGENGTLARYDGDWCELASLPEVRAIDGNLVATADGVYQIVDDGVRHVGLDDVRDVSTDGVPLAATADGLYWLGNGWMDALPGDFRVVNTTDEPTEIAYAGTADTLFAKSGGEWRESVEWEDVALPVDEPIAAVGFGNGVHTVTESGTFLSSVGDGWRSRHLGLKGVRALAVR; from the coding sequence ATGACCAGTATCGACGAAAAACGGGTGTACAGCGACCAAGAAGGGACGACGACCGTCTTCGTCGCCACGGAACTCGGCGTTGCTCGCGTCGAGGTTTCGGGAGACATCGTCGGGGAGTTTGCTATCGCCCATCGATGTGTCGCTCGTGACGTAGCGACAGCAGGCGGTTCCCTCGCAGTCGCAACCGCCGAAGACGTTCTCGACGGCGATTTCTCACCCCTCGACTTCGGCCCGGCAGTCGCCGTCGGATTCGACGGCGACAGCCTCGTCACTGCAGGTGAAAACGGTACGCTGGCGCGTTACGACGGCGACTGGTGCGAACTGGCGTCACTCCCCGAAGTACGCGCTATCGACGGCAATCTCGTGGCGACTGCTGACGGAGTCTATCAAATCGTGGACGATGGTGTCCGGCACGTCGGTCTGGACGACGTTCGAGACGTTTCCACCGACGGTGTCCCGTTGGCCGCGACTGCCGACGGATTGTACTGGCTCGGCAACGGCTGGATGGACGCTTTGCCGGGCGATTTTCGCGTCGTGAATACGACGGATGAACCCACCGAAATCGCTTACGCTGGCACTGCCGACACGCTGTTTGCGAAGTCGGGTGGCGAGTGGCGCGAGAGCGTCGAATGGGAGGACGTTGCGCTCCCGGTCGATGAACCAATCGCTGCTGTTGGATTCGGTAACGGCGTGCACACCGTTACCGAATCCGGGACGTTCCTCTCGTCTGTCGGTGACGGCTGGCGAAGTCGCCATCTCGGGTTGAAAGGCGTTCGAGCACTCGCAGTTCGGTAA
- a CDS encoding ribose-phosphate diphosphokinase, with product MILSGSASQSLAATLADEMDESLASVEYRSFPDDELLASAPGFEDTRAIIVASTVSSDAHLELLQLQDAVREWGAEEVVTVLPYMGYARQDKTFERGQPISSRAVARAISTGTDRVLTVNPHETAVCNFFDVPAEPVDAAGRLADPLPDDLTEPVFLSPDEGALDIADTVQTTYGRGVTDYFEKKRLSGTEIEMTPSDTDVTGRDVVITDDIIATGSTMSEAVSLLQQRDVGRVFVTCVHPMLAQNARTKLAKAGVEAVYGTDTIERAVSQVSVAPAIADAL from the coding sequence ATGATACTCAGTGGGTCTGCCTCCCAGTCGTTGGCGGCCACACTCGCCGACGAAATGGACGAGTCACTCGCGTCCGTGGAGTATCGGTCGTTTCCGGACGACGAACTGCTCGCAAGTGCGCCCGGATTCGAGGATACCCGTGCCATTATCGTCGCTTCGACGGTTTCTAGCGACGCTCACCTCGAACTGCTGCAACTACAGGACGCCGTCCGCGAATGGGGCGCCGAGGAAGTCGTCACCGTTCTGCCCTACATGGGCTACGCTCGACAGGACAAGACCTTCGAACGCGGCCAGCCGATTTCGTCCCGCGCAGTCGCCCGCGCCATCAGCACCGGAACCGATCGCGTACTCACCGTCAATCCCCACGAAACCGCGGTCTGTAATTTCTTCGACGTTCCTGCGGAACCGGTGGACGCTGCAGGCCGACTCGCCGACCCACTCCCCGACGACCTGACGGAACCGGTTTTCCTCTCGCCCGACGAAGGTGCGCTCGACATCGCCGACACCGTACAAACGACGTATGGCCGCGGTGTTACGGACTACTTCGAGAAGAAACGACTCTCCGGAACGGAGATCGAAATGACGCCGAGCGACACTGACGTAACCGGGCGGGACGTGGTCATCACCGACGACATCATCGCCACCGGTTCGACCATGAGCGAAGCGGTTTCCCTGCTCCAGCAACGCGATGTCGGTCGCGTGTTCGTCACGTGTGTTCACCCGATGTTGGCACAGAACGCCCGGACGAAACTCGCAAAAGCAGGCGTCGAGGCAGTGTACGGTACGGACACTATCGAGCGAGCAGTGAGTCAGGTGTCGGTTGCGCCCGCTATCGCCGA
- a CDS encoding DUF7351 domain-containing protein, with amino-acid sequence MDDARPDPADALAAIGNERRVSMIYELQQAFREGEHALSYAELKRRVGVRDSGNFNYHLQRLVGQYVRKTADGYTLTYAGRKVASALTAGIFTEQADGTTLSAPGTCYNCHAESLIARYEDERICISCADCGEELLHNPFPPAPTTRRDDLLSAFDAWTRRWNALAFARTCPECGSQMDGELTDANPSLSIGDVPYRLRVTCRECWAMSNLPLGLLVRDHPQVVGFHASHGVDIASIPSWNLDWALHHEYLGVVSDKPLRLRLRIPLENEELQLTFDDEGTVVSTEVTR; translated from the coding sequence ATGGACGACGCCCGTCCGGACCCCGCCGACGCGCTCGCCGCAATCGGCAACGAGCGCCGGGTGTCGATGATATACGAACTCCAACAGGCGTTCCGCGAGGGCGAGCACGCACTTTCATACGCAGAACTCAAACGACGCGTCGGCGTGCGCGACAGTGGAAATTTCAACTACCACCTTCAGCGACTGGTCGGGCAGTACGTCCGGAAAACCGCGGATGGGTACACGCTCACCTACGCCGGGCGGAAAGTCGCAAGCGCGTTGACCGCCGGAATTTTCACGGAACAAGCGGACGGAACCACCCTTTCGGCACCCGGAACGTGCTACAACTGCCACGCCGAATCCCTCATCGCGCGATACGAAGACGAGCGAATCTGCATCTCCTGTGCCGACTGCGGCGAGGAACTCCTCCACAATCCGTTTCCGCCCGCTCCGACCACCCGTCGGGACGACCTCCTCTCCGCCTTCGACGCGTGGACTCGTCGGTGGAACGCGCTCGCATTCGCGCGGACGTGTCCGGAATGTGGTTCCCAGATGGACGGAGAATTGACCGACGCCAATCCATCCCTCAGTATCGGCGATGTACCGTATCGACTCCGCGTGACCTGTCGAGAATGCTGGGCGATGTCGAACCTCCCGCTCGGTCTGCTCGTCCGTGACCATCCTCAAGTCGTCGGATTTCACGCGTCCCACGGCGTCGATATTGCGTCTATCCCATCGTGGAACCTCGATTGGGCGCTCCACCACGAATATCTCGGCGTCGTTTCTGATAAGCCACTCCGACTTCGACTGCGAATCCCGCTCGAAAACGAAGAACTCCAACTGACGTTCGACGACGAAGGAACCGTCGTTTCGACCGAAGTCACGCGATAA
- a CDS encoding helix-turn-helix domain-containing protein yields the protein MVSVTRLSIDVSRSVDESDLTPAETGILNLLAEGRCTPAYVGTELAVGANTARKTLDGLRELGLVAKPYRGLYELCLENPESTDSSKYRTTETVLIDVPFGDDEFTPSERGVLNLLSEGRAIPAYLAQELGVTQECVKDRLRDLTRLGLVRKVHRGLYELDTNRRA from the coding sequence ATGGTTTCGGTAACTCGACTTAGTATCGACGTATCGCGGTCGGTGGACGAATCCGACCTCACGCCCGCCGAGACGGGTATTTTGAACCTGCTCGCCGAGGGTCGATGCACGCCCGCATACGTCGGTACCGAACTCGCAGTTGGAGCAAATACGGCCAGAAAGACGCTCGACGGATTGCGAGAACTCGGACTTGTAGCGAAGCCCTATCGCGGTTTGTACGAACTCTGCCTCGAAAATCCTGAAAGTACCGATAGCTCGAAGTACAGAACGACGGAAACAGTTCTCATCGACGTTCCGTTCGGGGACGACGAGTTCACGCCGAGCGAGCGAGGCGTCCTCAATCTCCTCTCGGAGGGGCGGGCCATACCGGCCTATCTCGCACAGGAACTCGGCGTCACCCAAGAGTGTGTCAAAGATCGCCTCCGTGACCTCACCCGACTTGGACTCGTGCGAAAAGTACACCGCGGACTGTACGAACTCGATACGAATCGACGGGCTTGA